The Ignavibacteriota bacterium region GAAGTGAACCAGAGAGCCCGGAGTAAGGCCGCTGACCGTATCCCGCACTTCGCGTGCTGCGGTGTCAGGGGGGAGCGCAATATTCTTCGTCCGCATGCCATAACTGTTCGTAGGACCATATTCAACGAGGAAGATCGCAGCGCGGTCTTTGGTCTTCACGAGTCCGGTGACTTCAGCCGTTTGCGGCGAGAGAATTCTTATGGAAGAATGCGTGACGACAGGTGGGATCCCCTGATCCGGAGCAATGCCATCATCGCTCGTGCACGAGAATGTGGCAAGTGAGAGGATGAGGATCGCGACAGGCGCGACCATGCGCTGAACAGTCGTCGCAGCTTGTATCGAACTCTGAAGTGCCGTTTCGATGGCGTGACTATCGTCGAAGAATACCATATGCCCCCCAAAATTCCTGGACCGATCCCTGCTTGACTCACAGCCAAGGTACGAACCGCGTATGACAAGTTCCAGCGGAAGCGGCAACGCACGTCACACTCAGAACCGCGCGTTGATCAGCGGCAGCCATCGGGCCCATGCGGGATTGGACTCCACATGGTTCAGGATACCGATCTGGATGCCTTGCAGATCTTCCGCATTATTGAACACGCCAATGACCAGACCCTTCTGCAGTTCGGCGGTCCGGTGGTAGGCCGCACAGCTCAGGCCGCTCAGGATGTTCGCATCGGTCCATCCGATCGCAACATTGAGGCCGGTGATCTCCGGCGCCTTCATGCGGTATCCGGCGAATGTCACGCCGGTGATGCTGCCCTGCGCACGCACCATGCCCGCCGTCGCAGAGACCCCTGTGATCGCATTCCCCGACACCAGCCCGAGCCCGGTTACGCTCACCCCGGTGATGCTCCCCTCTCCTGCCACGAGTCCAAGGCCTGAGAACGATACCCCGGTGATACCTCCTTTGCCCACGAGGCCGAGCCCTGCCACCGAGATGCCGGTCATGCTCCCCTGTGTAACCAACCCGAGGCCTCCAAACGAGATCCCGCTCATGTTGCCCTGCGCAACCGTGCCGAGCGTCCCATAATTGATCCCTGACATGTTCCCCTGCGACACAAGGCCGAGTCCGCCGGCATTGATGCCTGTCATCGCGCCCTGCGATACGGTGCCGAGCCCCCCGAGATTGATACCCGTCATCTCTTTCTGGCTCACCAGCCCGAGCCCGCCGATGTTGATGCCGCTCATCGAGCCCTGAGAGATCAGGCCGAGCCCCCGAAATTCATCCCGGTCATGTTGCCCATGGCAACAGTCCCAAGGCCTCCGAGGTTGATTCCGGTGGCGTCACCTCCCGACACCATCCCCAGGCCCCCCATGTTCAATCCTGTGAGGTCGCCGGTGGCGACCACCCCACCGATGCCGGCGGTGATGCCGTTCATTTCTTGCCCTGCCGCGGCGAGGACGCCGAATGAGAATCCGTTCACCTCGCCCCGGGGTTCGTTGTAGGGTTTCCAGAGGGAGAGATTGATGCCGTCCACGCGGACGAACGCGCCATCGCGCCAGGCGAAGCGTATGCCATTCATGTCCTGGCCGTTACCGAAACTGATGCCGCTGTTGCCGGCCATCAGTCCCCAGTGCCCAAGGCCCGGGACATCCGATGAATCGGTGATCGACGCCGCCCCGACACACGGGGCGAACAGAAGGATAAAAGAGAGACTGAGGGATCTCATGGAATATTGTCAAGTAGTGAAACCAGAGGTTGTGTGCTGTCCATGATACGGCCGATCACGAGCACAGTTGCACTTCGAGCCGCAGCCCCATGAGCCCGGAGTACCACGGTTAGCATAACGCCACTATGGTGTCTTGACCGAGACAAAGGCCAGCGACACGCTGTATGATGCACTCATCGCCGAAAGGCTCTGCTGGAATGATCGGAGACCAATGCCACGCTCATAGACCGCGCTATACGCAATGGCCCCCCCGCTCGTGCCAGCCACAGTGACCGATGCTGCCCCATTATCGGCTGCACGGGCCAGACGCTCTGCTTCATAGCTCACATACCCGAGAGACCCTGACCACCGGAATGTGATGGAATCGTTCGAGACCGTCGCGGTGAACGGAACATCGCTCCGGAACATGTATGTCGTCTCCTGAATCGAGCCGTTCGGCCCTGTCCGCTGAGCGATGTGCACGGTGTCCACCGCTTCCGACGTGAACGTGTACGTTCGGGGAATACCCGTTCCATCCACCCCCGTCAGGCGCCAGACATGGACACCCTTCTGCGTCCGGTAGTAGTAATCCTTCTCATGGTACGATTCGGTGAAATTGTACGTCCACGTCGTGCCTACGACGAAAGGCAATCCGAACCCCACGTCCCCGGAAGACGCGACCGCCTCCGGTCCGGCAGGATCCTTGCACGACATGAAGAGCAATGACATCAATGGCAACATGACAACCAGAATGGTGTGGCCCGAGAGCGTGGATCTGAGATGGCGGGCCAATAAGGTCAACGGCGAGATCGGCATTGAAGAGTTCCTTGCTGAAATTCTCATCGCCGCGCTTTCTTGCGGCAATGGATATCTCACGGAACGGGGGCACTACGAGCAGCGCACATCGTGGATGAACTCCCCCGGGGTCCAGATAGCGTTCAGGGATACCATTACCGGAGGGCACTCCTGAACAACCAAAGATAGTCAACACAACCGCCGGAATCAACCCATCCTGGTTCACGATGGAGGTACAAGAGGCGGCCGGACCCCGCTTCGCGGGGGTCAACAGCATGAGGAAAAGGCCAGATCCTGCCCCACCACCAGGACCCGGCCTTTCCCCCGGATTCACCGCTTCTGCCCGTTGCCCCGCTTGCCTAGTGGGCCCTCACAACTTCCAGCCTCTCGTGCAGCGCCCCCATGATGCTCTCCACCGTCGCATGCGCGATCTCCTCGTCGTCGATCGCCGCGGTCACAGGATGCTCGCAGGGGTCGACGCGCGTGTGGGCGACGACATGCACCTTCCCCACCAACCCGTCCTCCGCGATCCGGTCGACCACGGCATTCAACAGCTCGTCCGATCCACGCGAGAGGCACAAGGGGCCGAGACAGATCTTCAGCTCGACCGAATCCTCGGTGTCACACCGCGAGAGACTCACCTCCCCTTCGAACGCTTCGGAGCGGTCCGTGTACGTTGTGTGCAGATGGTGATGGTGCTCCCCATGGACGCGGCTCAGATACGGATTATCCTGCGAACGCCTGAGCTGCAACGCCTTGTCTGCGCTGTACAGCCCCTTCGCACGCGACTTCCGCACCGCCGGTTCGAGACTCACCGGCTGGCCACCTCCACCCACGCAGCCGCCCGGACATGCCATGACCTCGATGAAGTCCACGGCCACCTTGCCCTTCTTCACATCATTGAGCAGGCGCTTCGCGTTCCGCAAACCATGCACCACGGCCAGACGGAGCTCCCGGTCACCCAGCATGACGCTCACGTTGCGGATGCCATTCTCGCCACGCACTTCCATCACGTCGTCCTGCGCCAAAGGCTTGCCGCCGAGTACTTCCGCAGCGTACCGCACCACGGCTTCACTCACGCCACCGCTGTTGCCGAAGATCACCCCGGCGCCCGTCTTGAAGCCGAACGGCATGTCGAAGGATTCCGGTGTCAGCGACGCGAACTTGAGTCCGAGTTGCTGGATCATCACCCCCAGTTCCTGGGTGGTGATCACGATGTCCACGTCCTTCACGCCGTCCACGGCGAACTCCGGACGGGCGGCCTCGCCCTTCTTGGCGGTACAGGGCATGACCGATACCATGATCAGGTCTTCGCGCGCGATCTCCAGTTCCTTCGGGAGCGTGTCCTTCACCACCGACCCGAGCATCTGCTGGGGCGAACGGCAGGTCGAGACGTTGTCCAGGAGCTGCGGGAACTTGAATTCCGCGAACTTCACCCATCCCGGGCAGCAGGAGGTGATGAGCGGCAGGTTCTCGCCCTTCTCCATCCGCTTCACGAACTCCGCCGTCTCTTCCATGATGGTCAGGTCTGCCGCATACGCCGTATCGAACACTTTCTTGAATCCGAGCATGCGCAGCGCGCTCACCATCTGTCCGGTCACGTCCTTGCCGCTCTCGATCCCGAACAACTCGCCCAGTGCCACACGCACGGCCGGAGCCACCTGCACCACGACGTACTTCTTCTTGTCTTCCAGCACCTTCCATACCCTGTCGATCTCGGAGCGCGGCGTGAGAGCGCCGGTCGGACAGACACGTGCGCACTGTCCACACTCGACGCAGGTCACCTCGCCCAGCCCTTTGCCGAGGCTCGGCACGACCTGCATGGCATGGCCCCGGTAGGCGAAATCGATCGCGCCGATCCCCTGGATCTCGTTGCAGGCCCGCACACAATCGCCGCACAGGATGCACTTATTCGGGTCGCGCGTGATGCCTGCCGCCGTGGTGTCCATGGGATGCACTTCTTCACTCTTCTTGAATCGGATCTCCGTCACGCCGAGCTTGCGGGAGACCTCCTGCAGACGGCAGGAGGCGCTCTTGAGGCACGACGTGCACGACATGTTGTGGCGCGCGAGGAGGAGCTCGAGGCTCACCTTGCGCACTTCCCGGAGCGTTTCGGTGGAGGTCTGGACCTTCATGCCCGGCTCCGGACGTGTGGAGCACGACGTGACGATCCCGCGCCCTTCGATGTCCACGACGCACAGGCGGCATGCGCCGTACACGCTGAGTTCAGAATGGTAGCAGAACGTGGGCAGCTCGATGTTCGCCTTCCGGATCACTTCGAGCAGGTTGCGTTCGTTGTTGTAATAGACCTTGCGGCCGTTGATGGTCAATGATGGTGTTGGTGATGATGTCTGTTCCATGGTGTCCTCACGCTATCGCGCCAAGTTTGCAGGTCGTGAGGCATGCACCGCAACGGATGCAGAGGGCCTCGTTGATGATGTGCGCTTGCTTCCGCTCGCCGGTGATGGCACCGGTCGGGCAGGACTTGACGCACAGACCGCAGCCGCGGCACTTGGACGCAACGATGCTGGGGCGGATGAGCGCGGTGCACTTGTTCGCAGGGCAGCGCTTGTGCGCGATATGCGCATCGAACTCCCCGCGGAAGTCGCGCAGGATGGACAGCACCGGATTGGGCGCGGATTTGCCGAGGCCACACAGGGAACCGGTGCCGACAGCCCGGGCGACGCTCTCCAGAAGTCCGATCGTCCGCTCGTCCGCACGCCCTTCGATGATATCATCGAGGAGGACGAGCATCTGATAGGTCCCCTCGCGGCACAGGACACACTTGCCGCAGGATTCGCTCTGGGTGAACTGCATGAAGAACCGCGCCACCTGCACCATGCAGGTATCCTGATTCATCACCACGAGTCCGCCCGACCCGACCATGGCATTGATCGCCTTGAGCGAGTCGAACTCGAGCGGAAGGTCGAGATACCGCGGCGAGAGGCATGCGCCTGATGGCCCACCGATCTGCACTGCCTTGAAGTCCTCCGGCTTTCCGGGCCCGCGCCTCGTCGTCACGCCTCCTCCAATGTCAAAGATGATGGTCCGCAATGATGTGCCGAACGGAACTTCGATCAGTCCGGTGTTCGCGACATGCCCCGTGAGCGCGAACGTCTTGGTTCCCGGCGAGGCCTTCGTGCCGGTGGCACGGAACTGTTCTGCGCCGAGCGAGATCACGATCGGGACCGATGCCAGGGTCTCCACGTTATTGATGATGGTCGGCTTGCCGAAGAGTCCGCACTCCGCCGGGAACGGCGGCTTCGGGGCCGGCATGCCGCGCCGCCCTTCGATGGACGCCATCAGCGCCGTCTCTTCACCGCACACGAATGCCCCGGCACCCTCCATCACATTGATGCGGAACGGACGGCCAGAGCCGAACACGCTCTCGCCCAGGATGCCGAGCGATCCCGCGATCTCCACTGCCGCGCGCATGCGCTTCACGGCGAGCGGGTATTCCGCCCGGACGTAGACATATCCTTCATCGGCCCCGATCGCACGCGCGGCGATGAGCATGCCTTCGATCACGCTGTGCGGATTCCCTTCCATTACGCTCCGGTCCATGAAGGCACCCGGATCCCCTTCGTCGCCGTTGCAGATCACATACTTCTTTCCCGGCGGCTGCGCTGCGGCAGCACGCCACTTGCGACCCGTCGGGAACCCCCCGCCCCCACGGCCGCGCAGGCCGGAGTCCTCCACGATGCGGGTGACGTCATCGGCGGAGAGCTCGAGGTGTGCACGTCGCGCACCCGCATACCCGCCCAGCGCGATGTACTCGTTGATGTCACCCGGATCGATCTGTCCGCACATCTTCAGCAGCATCCGCTTCTGCTGTGTGTAGAACGGGATGTCGCCGGTACCGCGACAGACCTCTTTCGTTGCCGGGTCCTTGTACAGCAGGCGTGTGACCGGACGCTTGTTGATGACCGTCTCTTCGATGATCTCGGCAACGTCGGCTGCCTTGACGCGCGTGTACATGATGTTGTCCGGCAGCACGGTCACAAGCGGACCCATCTGGCAGAAGCCCTGGCAGCCGCTTTCCGAGAGGTGAAACCCTGCCTTGTCCTCTTCCACCATCTTCAGATCGACGTACACATCGAGGCCTTTCGCCTCGAGGACGGTCTTGAACATTGCGAAGACCTTGTTCGCGCCGTTGGCGATGCACCCGGTGCCGGCACACAGGACGATGCGCGCAGCGACGGCACTGGACCGGCGCCGGTATTCTTCGGCGATCTCTTCCAGCCGTACAGGCTCCATGAGGGTTTCCATTACGCGGCCATCCCTTCTTTCCGCCCCTTCAACCCGTTCACGAGGGCCTCGGTCTTTTCGGGGGTCATCAGGGAATGCACTTCTTCGTTCACAACCACCACCGGAGCCAGGCCGCATGCACCCAGGCACGAGACCGTTTCAAGGGTGAATTCCATATCCTCGGTGGTCTGCTGCCCCTTGCCAAGACCCAGCACGGTACGTAGCTTGTTCAGGATGGGCTCGGAGTCTTTCACGTGACAGGCAGTGCCATCACACACCCTGATGACATACCGCCCCTTCGGCTTCAAGGCGAAGTGGGCATAGAACGTGGCAGCCCCGAAAACACGGGCCGGGGGGAGGTCCAGAGTGGCAGCGATGAAACTGAGTACTTCTTCGGGCAGATAGCGGTATTCTTCCTGTACGGCCTGAAGGATCGGGATCAACATCGTTGGCTTATGACCGAAGCGTTCGAGGATCCCGCAGACCTTCGAGAATTTTTCAGCGCGGGAAACGAGCATTTCAGGGGACATTTTGATTTTCCGGGGTACTTGTTCTTTTTCGTTTGGATTTGGAGCTGATATATGATATTATTGTATCGATATAAATATATCGATATTAATATATCACATGCTGTGACGTAAATCAAGGAGAATTTTTTATGTCCGAAAGACCCTCCCTTTGGCAGATCCTCTGGGATCACGACCCGAATGGCCTGGTTGTGGTCAATCCTGACCTCCATGTGACCCTCGTAAACCCTTCATTTTGCTCACTTTTCAACGTTCGGGAGAAGGAGATCGTAGGGCTACCTTTGAGCCGGATCCTGGACGATGCCCAGGAATTCCGGGAGGTATGGGAGAAAAATGAGCCCCGGTCCGGCGAGGGAAAAGAGTACCCCCGCCATGGGCTCTTCCTCAGGCGCCTCCTGTTCCCGGTCAAGGAAGAACGTATCATTGCCGGGATCATGGTAGACCTGACCAGCGAGTGGAAGCGCATGAAGCAGGTCGACCTTTTCAAGGAGCAGGCCATCGAGGAGATCTCGCATGTGATCAGGGACCAGATGAAGATCGCCCAGAACATCACCCAGCTTCTCGGGGAGACGACGGCGGAGTCACAGATCGCCCTCCATCGCCTCACCTCCCTGCTCAAGCGGGAAGTGATCTGATATGTCCCTCTTCATTGAATCGGAATCCTGGTCCGTCCCGCGGCATGGACAAGAGGTCTGTGGCGAC contains the following coding sequences:
- a CDS encoding PAS domain-containing protein, which translates into the protein MSERPSLWQILWDHDPNGLVVVNPDLHVTLVNPSFCSLFNVREKEIVGLPLSRILDDAQEFREVWEKNEPRSGEGKEYPRHGLFLRRLLFPVKEERIIAGIMVDLTSEWKRMKQVDLFKEQAIEEISHVIRDQMKIAQNITQLLGETTAESQIALHRLTSLLKREVI
- a CDS encoding NAD(P)H-dependent oxidoreductase subunit E translates to MSPEMLVSRAEKFSKVCGILERFGHKPTMLIPILQAVQEEYRYLPEEVLSFIAATLDLPPARVFGAATFYAHFALKPKGRYVIRVCDGTACHVKDSEPILNKLRTVLGLGKGQQTTEDMEFTLETVSCLGACGLAPVVVVNEEVHSLMTPEKTEALVNGLKGRKEGMAA
- a CDS encoding (2Fe-2S)-binding protein; its protein translation is MEQTSSPTPSLTINGRKVYYNNERNLLEVIRKANIELPTFCYHSELSVYGACRLCVVDIEGRGIVTSCSTRPEPGMKVQTSTETLREVRKVSLELLLARHNMSCTSCLKSASCRLQEVSRKLGVTEIRFKKSEEVHPMDTTAAGITRDPNKCILCGDCVRACNEIQGIGAIDFAYRGHAMQVVPSLGKGLGEVTCVECGQCARVCPTGALTPRSEIDRVWKVLEDKKKYVVVQVAPAVRVALGELFGIESGKDVTGQMVSALRMLGFKKVFDTAYAADLTIMEETAEFVKRMEKGENLPLITSCCPGWVKFAEFKFPQLLDNVSTCRSPQQMLGSVVKDTLPKELEIAREDLIMVSVMPCTAKKGEAARPEFAVDGVKDVDIVITTQELGVMIQQLGLKFASLTPESFDMPFGFKTGAGVIFGNSGGVSEAVVRYAAEVLGGKPLAQDDVMEVRGENGIRNVSVMLGDRELRLAVVHGLRNAKRLLNDVKKGKVAVDFIEVMACPGGCVGGGGQPVSLEPAVRKSRAKGLYSADKALQLRRSQDNPYLSRVHGEHHHHLHTTYTDRSEAFEGEVSLSRCDTEDSVELKICLGPLCLSRGSDELLNAVVDRIAEDGLVGKVHVVAHTRVDPCEHPVTAAIDDEEIAHATVESIMGALHERLEVVRAH
- a CDS encoding 4Fe-4S binding protein, with product MEPVRLEEIAEEYRRRSSAVAARIVLCAGTGCIANGANKVFAMFKTVLEAKGLDVYVDLKMVEEDKAGFHLSESGCQGFCQMGPLVTVLPDNIMYTRVKAADVAEIIEETVINKRPVTRLLYKDPATKEVCRGTGDIPFYTQQKRMLLKMCGQIDPGDINEYIALGGYAGARRAHLELSADDVTRIVEDSGLRGRGGGGFPTGRKWRAAAAQPPGKKYVICNGDEGDPGAFMDRSVMEGNPHSVIEGMLIAARAIGADEGYVYVRAEYPLAVKRMRAAVEIAGSLGILGESVFGSGRPFRINVMEGAGAFVCGEETALMASIEGRRGMPAPKPPFPAECGLFGKPTIINNVETLASVPIVISLGAEQFRATGTKASPGTKTFALTGHVANTGLIEVPFGTSLRTIIFDIGGGVTTRRGPGKPEDFKAVQIGGPSGACLSPRYLDLPLEFDSLKAINAMVGSGGLVVMNQDTCMVQVARFFMQFTQSESCGKCVLCREGTYQMLVLLDDIIEGRADERTIGLLESVARAVGTGSLCGLGKSAPNPVLSILRDFRGEFDAHIAHKRCPANKCTALIRPSIVASKCRGCGLCVKSCPTGAITGERKQAHIINEALCIRCGACLTTCKLGAIA